From Pseudomonadota bacterium:
ACTATATGCCACAGCACTCGCAACCGGCTTCGCGTAGGTATGTCTTCGCGTATACGATCCGCATAAGCAACAAGTCGCAGCGAACGGTCCAGCTCACAAGCCGCCACTGGCATATCATGCACGGCGACGGCAAGACCCAGGAGGTCGAGGGGGAAGGAGTCGTCGGAGAGCAACCTATCCTGCCGCCTGGCCAGAGCTTCCAGTACACGAGCGGATGTGTGCTGACTACGCCTCATGGCACCATGCATGGTACCTACAGGATGCTGTGGGAACAGGGCGACGGCTTCGACGCCGAGATCGCCCCGCTGACCCTGGCCGCGCCCTACGCCCTCAACTGACTCGACTCCTCACTTGATGAGGGGACGCTGGGCGTGCAGGGCCTGCGGCGTCGTCGTGGAGGTGCGGAACGGACGCAAGCGCACTCGGAAGTGGTGTTCGCCGTCCGGGTTGGCGATGCGGTATTTGGCAAGCGGCAGGGCGCCCCAGCTGTCGTCGCCTGCCACACCCATCATGGCGCCGTCCAGGTGCAGGTACACGCGCTCTTGCCAGGTGAGCTCGTAAAAGTGCTTCGCTTTTTCGAGATCATCGACGCTGTAGTGGCTCGCACTGAACTGCAGCGTCGGATCACCTTCCACGAACAGAGCAAGCCCTGTCTGCGATGTCAGCGCAAG
This genomic window contains:
- the apaG gene encoding Co2+/Mg2+ efflux protein ApaG, giving the protein MRASVRSVAATQGIEVIATANYMPQHSQPASRRYVFAYTIRISNKSQRTVQLTSRHWHIMHGDGKTQEVEGEGVVGEQPILPPGQSFQYTSGCVLTTPHGTMHGTYRMLWEQGDGFDAEIAPLTLAAPYALN